Part of the Imperialibacter roseus genome, TAGAATGACTTACTTAATTCGGAAAAGGTATCAAAAGCGGATTAAAAGGGTAAGTTTATAATACTACATTCAAAATTAGACAATTCTAATATAGTGCCGGAGCAGTTGGTAGAAGAATTGCCAGTATTCGTCGAATTTTCGGACAAAAAAGTACATGACAATGAGTTTTGATTATCGAAAAAGTATGTCTTGATTTTTGGCGACACTAAGATTTTGAGCTTTGATAAGATGTGCGGAGATTGTTATATTTTGAACATAAGTACTGAATTTGGAAACGATGAGCTGATTCTGAGCCCGCCAGCTTAGCTAATGATTCAAGTAACACGCTCATTTTTCCATAAAAAATGGTAGAAATATTACATCAGTTAGTTGATGGTCTGTCGTTGGTACGGAAATGGGACTATTTCTACCTGTTTTAGGGGAGGTTTATGCCGGTATCGCTGAGTTATTTTTCCAGGAGAATTTGAATCAGGGAAATGACCTTGATTGGGGTAGTTACAGGTAAATCTGTATTTCTTGGAGATTACCCTTTAAACCCAATATCCCAAGTGGTCATAAAAAAGCAAAAGGCCCAAGCCTGTCCGACTGGAGAAGCCCGGACGGGCGAGACGCATTGAACCAGTTTTGCTTTTTTATTGCCGCCTATTTGCTGAATCGAATAACGTTCCTTTTGAGTTTTATACCCCAGGTTTTCCGCTTGATCCAAAATCCCTCAATTGTTGGCGACAATAGAAAAGCACTTACGATTTTCATTTGTAAGTGCTTGATTATCAGTTGTGGGCCCACCTGGGCTTCCGCCGGTGGGCGGATAGACTTCTCGCCCAGAGTAATGTATAAAACAAGAAAAGCACCTCTCAATGAAGAAGTGCTTTCGTTTCTAAATTTAGTGGGCCCACCTGGGCTTCCGCCGGTGGGCGGATAGACTTCTCGCCCAGAGTAATGTACAAAACAAGAAAAGCACCTCTCGATGAAGAAGTGCTTTCGTTTCTAAATTTAGTGGGCCCACCTGGGCTCGAACCAGGGACCACCTGATTATGAGTCAGGTTTTTATTGATGCCATATGGAAATAAATATCCTTTAAAATAGTTTTGAAGGCATTTTTTCCTTTCTTTCTTCCAAATGAAATCATATATTGTTGGCGAAATGTTGGCGAAAAATACATGGCAATCACATTAAAGTATAGTATTGACACACGTACCAAACTCAAGAGCGGAAAGTACCAGCTTCGTTTACGAATTATTTTCAACAGGTCGGACTCATTCATTCCCACAGGTTTTCATTTAACTAAAGAGGAGTGGGATCAAAAAAAAGAGATTGTTCGGAGCACCTCCACAACGATGACTAATACGACCAGATTCAATAATAAACTGGCACAAGACAAGGCAGAGTTAATGGATAAGATTGTTGGGCTTGAGAGTGCTGGAAAGCTTCATGGGTTGCGAGCTGTCGATATTAAGGAGCTTGTCTACGCAAAGCCGAGCGAGACATATACAGTTTTGTCCTTTATTGACATGGAGATGCAAAGTCTGATCGAGGAGGGGAGAGTGGGTACAGCGAGAACTTTACGAGACCTGAAAAACAAACTCATCAAATTTCATGGAAGCAAAATTGCTTTACATTTTGCAGACATCAACTATTCATTTTTGAGAAATCTTGAGAAGACCCATTTGGCTGCAGGTTCTAACAGGGGCTCGTTGGGAGTTTACATGAGAACGCTCAGGGCAATTTTCAATAAAGCGATTAAGCACGGCATAGTTAAGGAGGAGCTTTATCCGTTTAAGCAATACACGATTCGAAAATCAGAGCCATTTCGAAGAGCGCTTCAGGAAGACGATTTGAAAAAAATCATCGGAGCTAACCTTAAAAAGGGGAGTGCCCTTTCGAAAGCTAGGGACTTCTATTTGGCAAGTATCTATTTAAGAGGTGTGAACTGGATGGATATGGCGTTGATGAAAGTCAGTAATATTGAAGGTGACTTCGAACGCATTAATTATAAGAGGCACAAAACAGGCAAGCCATTTAGTGTTAAGATTATTCCGCAAGTCAAGCAGATTCTTGAAAACTTGAATGGCGGGCTCAATTACGAGGACGACCAATACCTATTTCCGATCTTAAAACCAGAGGATGATGGCAACCGGATACCCCTGAAGATTGAGAACAGGAGACGAAAGCTAAATAAGACCTTAAAGGAATTGGCAGGCCAACTTGAGATTAAAACTTTTACTATCTACTCTGCCCGCCATACCTGGGCAACTCTGAGCAAACGGAAAGGCATCCCGACCGCAGGAATTCAGGAGGGTTTGGGCCACGCTACTGAGCAGCAGACTCAGACCTATCTCGACTCCTTTGGAAACGATGTGTTAGATAAGTACAACGACATGGTTTTTGGGGATTTATAACAGGGGAGGGTGGTAGGTAGAAGAAGGCTGGAATATTACTTCAATTTTCTTCTAGTTCCTTGAAAAATACGGAGTACCTGACTTTTAGCTTATCTATAATTTTCAACAAAGTTTTAAGAGAGGGAGCTCGTTCGCCTCGCTCAATCTTGCCAATATAATCCGGGTGGAAACCAGTTAATTCCGCAAGATCCTCCTGACTCCATCCGTTTTGCTTTCTAAAGCGACCTATAAGAATACCTATTTTCTTTTGCACATCCACTTTTCGAAAGTAGATGTATTTGCAATTTTCAAACACAGACTATTTGTGCGGATTTTATTGTCTTATAACTTTGCATATACCACAACATGTAATGAATGATCAATCTTAGGCGGGTTCAGATAAAATTCAGTGCTAAAGGAAAAAATCTAGGGTACTTCCATCGATTTGTATACATACAAAATGATTTTCAGTCAACCACAAAGGCATTAATTGAGTTGGACTCGGGAGACCTGGAACTGGTCGATTTGCTTTCCATCAAGTTTATTGACCGCAAGCACCAGAAAAGCGAAGAGAGCAAGAGTGATGATGAAGACGATGAATGAGGCATGCAAGTCGACGGTGCTGGCAACCGATGACGACGCCGCTTAACCTGCTGGAATTACCAGTTTAGAATATTTGTTTTCGTAGGACTATTCCTTGACACTTAAATCACGAACAAACATGGTTAACCGGTAGGATAAAGGCCATAATCAAGCATCCAAGAAATAGAATCTCGAATTTCGTCAAGCTTATATTTCTGCTTATGATCCGACCAACCATAAAACTTAGGCACTAAAGATTCAACGCTAAATTCGTCTTCCTCTTCAATAATCTCTTTCCAGCACGCATAGATAGTCCCAATAAGTTCAACCTTGGAAGTTTTCATTGTTCTAAAGACATCAATCAGAGTTTGGATTTCCTCTCGTTGCTTGGAGAAATATCTTTCATACCACTCCTTATGGCCTCCTGCCTTTCCCAAGGGCCAATATTTTTGACTGGAATCTCTACGAAACTCAAACCATTCATTCCGTTTAAATTGAGCATCAATTGATCTCATTAATTTCGGATCATAAGGGCCCATAGCTTGTTTCAAAAAATTGGTATGGATAGCCATGTCAGTTGTGTTCTGGCATAGATAAATGAGTTTCTGAAGTTTGACATGGCCAAGTGACCACTCTCGGTGAAGCTCATGGACAATTTCTGCCGCAAGGACTGTTCTTTTGTGATAGTCGATTCTAGTTATCTCGACTGGTTTCTGACGAACCGAAGCAAGGATTTTCATCGGGTCAATACGTGATGGGTTCGCCCTGAACTCATAGTCCCTGTAAACCTCATTAAACAGGTCGATCTGCTCCGGGGTTTCAGGGAACCCAAAACCCAACGAGTTTAAAAGATGGTCTATTTTTTGATTCATTATTTCACTATTCTTCTTTGATGAACTTAAAGCCCTTCAACGCCAACTCAAATCTATCCAAGACTTCCTTCTTGTAAACTCGGACAGTTGGCTGACTTATTCCAAGGTACTCCCTAAGCGCCTTTTGCAACTTCCTTGGCAGATAGCAACCCATGTTTTCGTATGACATGTATGTTAGATAGACTACTCGATGAGTAAACGGTAATTCCTGTAATACCTCGTATTTGACCTGGTCTTCAATAGTTGCATTTTTGGGGAGAGGAGGTATTTCTGTTACTATTCTCTCCAAACCATCAGACCATTTGCCCTCCTGCTTCTTTTTTTGGTCTCGATAAATGTTGGTTAGTTCATTACGGGCTATGCCGTTGAGATAAACAAGAAAGGCTTTATTGTCGTCCTTAAGCTTCGCATTAGCAAAGTCAAAAAGGGGGTTTCTTGCAAACGCTGCGAAAACATTATCGACAAGATATTCAGCCACAGATGGTGGCTGACCGAACCCGGAACACCGAACTTCACAAAAACGTAGCAGATCGGATTTGAAGCGATCGACCAATGCATAGAAAGCATTGTCACGGTCTGGGTGAGTTGTGCTCTGGAAGGTCATAAGGAGCTCCCTTGTACTGGCATTTGATAAATGTTTCCAGCTATTCATTCCCTATACGCAAAAGCGTTAGTCACTCTTTGTCGTAATCCAATTGACGCATCGCCGCATAAATAAAATGTGGTAAGCACAAGCAATATAAATTAAACATTAAATATGATGCAGAATGGCAACAAATAAACCTTACGGAGACAATGCCCGAAGCTGTTCCGGCGATCGTCATTGTGTCTCTGATTAGATAGGCGCTCTCATAGGGAGTCTGTTTCTTGCGCCGGACATGTAAGCATATATCAGCGTTTCGTTGCCCTTCATTTGTAGGGATAGCTGAACTAACTTAGGTCTATCTCTTCAACGCTGAGAGTAATTGCCCCCATTGTTTATCCTTTTCTATATCATTAACCGTAGGGAATATTGGAGTGCTGAGATTCAGAAAAGACATTTTTTATTCAAGCTAACTTTAGTTTGAAAATGCCAAGGTCATTTTTCGATAGTCTTTTCCTTAAGGCAGCATAGTAATTGAATAAAAAAATTGTGATCATTCTTGAGCTTGAAAAGCTAGTCAAAAGGCTTGAACCCTAATTCTGTTTTTTTAAAGGAAATCTACGATCCTGAGTTTAGACGAATATATAATAATAAAAATATTTTTTTTGGAGTTAATAAATATAGGGAAATACCAAAAATAACCGTTGTAAGATAAAAGTATTATCATAAATCGGTAATTCTATTTTGCGGAAGTGATATTATGAATATTATCCATATGAACAATGACTTTTCTTGGCATAGTCGAGGCTAAAAAAAATATTACCAAAATAAACCACAAAAGTGACCAAATCTGATTTTTGAAGTGATCAAAATAGACCACAAAAGTGACCAAATATGAGTGCGTAGATGACCAAAAACGAGTGTAAAAGAGATCAAAAGTGATATTATTTCGTATCAAAAATGATCCTTTAGATAAAATATACTAAAATAATTAATTGTCAATATTGACAATTGTTATTCTCCTGTGCTTCTTGACCAAAAAAAGAGAAGGACATATGTCATTGATTTGCATTCAGGACTTGTTCCTGGTAAAACTTACCGAACAGGTTATCGACCAAACGTGCCCAACTTATAAGGGTAAACCGAAAGACCTTTGGGTGTCTCCAGAAGAAGCCATGCGGCTGCTGAGGATTAACTCGGTCACTACGCTTCTTAAGTATAAAGACACAGGTAAGGTTCGGGCTGCCAGGCTTTCTCTCAAGCACATTCTTTACGACTCCGAGTCTATTCTAAAATTTTTGGACGATCAATCACTAAACCGATTCTAGCCATGAATGAATATCAACTCACCGTGAAAGGTTTTAATCACGGCTACATGCTAGCTAAGGAGAATCCGAACTTTTTACAAGAGCTATTGGACTCCATTCGAGACGCACAAAGTCCATACAGAGTTGGGCTTGTGAAGGGGATGGAGGTTGCCCAAGGGAAGGATAGAGGCAAAAATAAAGGGATGAGTTTTTAACGGTATACCCATTTGTGGGATGAAGTGCCAGCGAGGGTTTAGCATGGTACTGAGGAAAGGAGGGGGGAGTGAGCAAGTGGGAACGGGGCAGAGCCACCGTTCGCAACTTGAAAACCCCCTAAAACGGGTTTTAAGGCCGATTCACTCCCCAAAGACTATAAGTTGACTTATAAGGTGATTTCCAAGTGACTGGTAATCAATATGTAAAGTTATAAAGTAGATTATAATGGATAGCTCCGAAAGGGTAAAAACCATCGCAATTTCAGAATTAGGCCATGCGAAGCTGGTGAAAATTAGTAAACGATGCAGCCTTCCGTTGGGTCGCTCGGCTGAGTTCTGCATCTTCTATGTTGATAAACTTAAGATCGATCCAACTAACCAAAGTGAAGGTAATCCGACGGATGCCATTGAAGCACTAAGGAATGATTTGGTGGGGTTCATAAGAACCCAGGAGAAGACCAAGCTTAATCCTATGTTAGAAAATCTATCCATGGCATCTCAGAAGATTTCAAGTGTAATGGATAACCTGCCATCGAAGGGTGATTTCCATTTTCTCAAAGATCAAGCTGACTGGTTGAAAAAAAGCAGTGAAAGTCAGCTTAAGGAAATACGAAACTTCCAAAGCGACCTCAAATGGATTCGAACCACTAGAATTGACCTGGCCAATAACCTTATTCGGGTATTTAGAATTTATCTGTCCGAACGGGAAAAACTCAATAGTATGCTCGATTCAAAGAAAATTAAAGAACTGGAAGAGCAGACGATAAAAAAGATGACCGAATTCGCCAGATGAACATTAAGGTTTCGTCAACGGAAAAAGGCAACAACAAGGGCTCCTGCCAGCAATTGGTCGATTACCTGAATAAGGAAAATGAAAAAAAGGATATTGATACCTACCGTCACTTCTTTTCACATACCGAAGACATGGTGACTAGTTATGAAGTGCAAAGTGCTATTGATTCTAATCATCGGAAGCTATCTAAGAAGGATTCGAAGTTCTTTATGCTCACTATTTCGCCTTCTGAGCTTGAATTATGGCACATTAAATGCAGCGAAAAGGCCCTTAGGGACTATACAAGGGAAGTGATGAACGCCTATGCTGCCAACTTCAATAAGGGCTTGAAAGGAGAAGACCTGGTTTGGTTTGGTAAAATCGAAGAGTATAGGATAGATAAAAAGACCAAAGTACCTAAGCCTGGTTTACAATGGCACGTGCATGTTGTTGTCTCACGGAGAGATAACCAGCAATTTCACAAACTATCTCCTCAAAGTAACCACCGAAATACAACAATGGGGGCGGTGAAGGGTGGTTTTGACAGAAACGTACTGAGAGAACAGAGTGAGGAGGTTTTTGACAAGCTATTTCGATATGAGAGGGCCTGGAAGGACAGCTTCCTTTATCAAAATACGCTTAAAAACGGCTCAACGAAAGAAAAGGATAGAATCACCACTATCACTGCTGCTCATAATCCTTCGACCAGTAGGAGTGGTGCGATTTTGTTCGGCAAATTATCAGCTGCCATGGCAAAGTTAAGTGCAGAAGCAGACTATGAGGAGGCTAAACGGAAGAGGTGGAGAGAGCGAGGGGAAGATGACGAGGTAACGATGGGAATGTAGACTGTAATATCGACTAATATGCTGAAATACTGTATTACGACATATTACAAAATATTACCCAGGCACTTTAGTTCAGTTTTGGGTAAAGGTGATTGACATCTGAAATATTCATTAATACCCAGAAATATTATATTACTCAATATTACAAAATATTACCATGACCAAAGTAATCAGTATTCTCAACGAAAAGGGTGGGGTTGGCAAGACTACCACCACGTCTTCACTTGGTAGCATCCTTGCCAGCAGAGGATTTAAAGTGGTGATGCTGGATTTGGATCCGCAGGCGGATTTGACCCTGGCGTGCAAAAAAGCAGGCGAGGCCACCAATATTTATGACATTCTGTTTGAGACTAAAAAAGTAACTGGCATCAATGTCAATCCTAACCTGGTGCTCATACCTGGGTCAAATAAAATGGCGGCGACCAAGTTCAAGACGAAGATTCAGGATGAGTATTCCCTGATGCACCCAATCACTGTTTTAAGGAGCGTTTTCAAATCGCTACTTGTGCGGGACGATATTCACTTCGTACTGATTGATTGCCCACCCAATCTTGACCTGGTGGTTCAAAATGCGCTGGCCATGAGCACGCACGTTCTCATTCCGATTGTCGCTCATTCTTTTGCCGTGAATGGAGCGTGGTCGATTGTTGATTTCATTAAGAAGTTCCGTGAATCAGATATCAATCCAGAATTAGCTCCGGTGGGTATTTTGATGAATAGCTTTGATCAGAGATTGAATATTCACCGAGGCGTCTACGAACTGTGCCTGGAGAGTTTTCCAAATCTGCTATTCGATACAAAGATCAGGGTCAATACTAAGCTGGCTGAGAACACCCATTTGGGTCAGGAGATAGTCACATACGCCAAGGCGCTGTCGGAGGGGAAGTTCCCGAATAAATTTAGTGGGTTCGAAGACTTTACTCAATTGGCTGACGAACTTCTCGACAGACTGGGGTATAAAGAATTGGCGATATGAGCAAGGATAAATTCAAGGCACTATCTGCTCGGGGAGGAGGCCTGTTTGATGAAAAGATAACAGAGCTCAGGAATGACAGGAAGCCAGATATTGATGAGGCCAAAGTGCATACCTTCAGGATCAAGCAATCCAACATTGAGAAGCTCAAAAACTATGTTCACCAACAGAAGTTTGTAGGCTTTCCCTATATATCTCAGGGCGAAGTAATTGATGAAGCACTGGAGAGGTTTTTTGAGAGTGTTGGACAGATAAGTGAAAGGCCTGAGGAGTTGAAGAAAAAGGAAAGAAAACGTACGGGTCGAAGGAAGAAGGAGCAGAGTGACTTTGAGCTTTAATATTTTGGTTGAAAGGTTAAATACTAATTTCGGAGTTTTATTGTAGATCGAATCGAGAAATTAGATACTTTCAATACATGAACGACATAAAATACCACAACTTGACGAGACTTGCCATCTTCAGTGTATTCGTTCTGTTCTTTTTTGGGTGTTCTCTGGAAGCCAGCAAAGAGAAAAATACCGATAACAGGGAAGGTACGGTTGTCAGGCAAGACACTTCCCAGCAGACGAGAAGAGATCTTTGTGAAGTAGCTTCATTCCTGGAAATGGAAAATTTTTCAGGCGACTTTTATGTCTACGGCAGCAACATCCAATTTACATTGGGTACTGATTCTATACTTATTCCTAAGGAGATAATTGTGCTGCTTCAAGGAAAAAACATTGAGTATGTTGCACGGAGCAGAGGTATTATTGAATTTGGATTTAACCCGACCGGAAACGGTGAAAGTGGATTATTATTAAATACAGAGCCGAATAACCCTGCAATTGATTCAGGAAATGTTAGACCTGAATTTACTAAACTGTCGAATGAGACATGCCTGGGCTTGAATTGGTACTACCAAACCTTTCGATAGGGTGACTTAGCCAAGTCAAAGTAGACTTGATCCCATTCGGTTACTGACAACAACCCTTAAGCTACCTTACACACTTTTCGGAATCGAATCTCCAGTATTTCATAACGAACTTTGTCGCTTTTGTTAAGTTTTTAATATTAAAAACTTATATTATATGTCTTACGTTTATATCTTTGTGTGGTAGTAGATGCTTCTATAGAAGTATCGAAACCTTCTGTTAGAGCAATTCCTATATCAAGTACTTTACCTATGCCAACAGCAGCATCTTTAGTAAGGAAGCAAATAGATAGGCTAGATCCCGGGTCAGTTTTTGGCTACACTGAGTTTAGTTCGAAGGATATTGACCAAAATGCTTTGGCCATGACCTTAAGTCGGCTAAGCAACGAAGGAGTGATTGTTCGTTTGGCGAAGGGGAAGTATTACAAGCCTGAGGAATCTAGATTTGGGAGACTGAGGCCCAGGGAATCGGCCGTTGTTGAGGCAATGACCACTCGCAATGGCAAGAAGTTTGGCTATTTAACTGGCCTGTCGGTGTACAACCGGCTTGGACTTACCTCTCAGGTATCCAATGTCCTGGAAATTGCCACCAGCAAGCAACTTCCTTCACGAGATATTGAAGGATATAAAATCAAATACCAGATAAGGAATCTGCCCTTCAAAGAGATGGACATTCCTTTGCTACAGCTGCTCGATGCTGTAAAGGATATCAAGCGTATACCCGATGCATCTCCCAATGATGTTTTAAAAGTGCTTATGAAGAGAGTTAGTGACTTGTCAGAGAAAGAACAGAGCAGAATGGTATCATTAACGTCTTATTACAATCCAGCTACCAGAGCTTTGGTTGGCGCAATTTTGGAGCAAATAGGATCTGGCGTTTCGTTGGAAAGCATTAGCGCATCCTTGAACGGACTGACAAGGTACAACATCGGGATTGACGTACAGCTTCTGCCCACTAAGGCTAACTGGAGCATTGTATGACTTTTCACCTTTCGCCAGAATTTGAGCCGGCTGTTCGTGCCGCCGCAGCGCACTTCAAACAAAGGGACATTTTCATTGAAAAAGACTATTGGGTCACTTTCGTTTTGAAAGCATTGTCGCAATCGGAATTTCGGGACAAAGTTATTTTCAAAGGAGGTACCTCACTTTCGAAAGCCTTTAATTGTATTGACCGGTTTTCTGAGGACATCGATTTGGCCATCTTAAATACAGAAGGGTTGTCTGATAATCGATTGAAGAAGTTAATCAAGGAGGTTGCGGAAAAAATTACTGAAGCCTTGAGCTACTTCGAACATCCGAATGAGGAGAAAAGAGGAAGGAACCGGAGAACTTTTTACAGCTATCAAAAAGTCATTTTTGACGATGATGGAACCAGTCCGGTAAAAAGCGATATCCAGCTTGAGATCAACTGTTTCACCAATCCAGTACCTTTTGAGGAGAAACAATTAGATAGCTATCTGTCACAATTTTTAGCGCTCAGGGGAGAAAATCAACTCATTAAGGAGTTTCAGCTTGATCGCTTTTCAGTGAACGTGCTCAGGAGGGAGAGAACCTTCTTTGAGAAGCTGATGTCTTTGGTTCGACTTTCCTATGAAGGTCCTGAAAAGTTGAGAGAGAAAATTCGACATTTTTACGACCTGCATAAGCTGCTGCAGCTTGATGACCTAAGAGGGCAATTGTTGATCCCTGAAAACCATGAGTTGATCACACAGGTGCTAAACGATGACTATGTGAACAGTACCTTTGCAGGTGCCTGGATTGTAAAGCCCATGGCCGAGTCGCCTCTGCTTGGCAACATAAGCGAGATTTGGAGTACTTTGGAAGAGACTTATCAAAGGGAGCTTTCTCGCCTGGTTTGGTCTACTGAGGCCTTGCCGACAACCGACCACATAGTTGCCATGCTGAAAGAAATATCAGCTTTTATGGAGGGCTATAGCTTCCAATCGGTTAATTCATAGCCTTGCTCGATCTGGTATTACTAGGTCTGTCAACAAAAAGCTAGTTTAACCTTTTGATCAGCTTTGAGGTAACTAGTTGCCAACATCTTTGTTCGTTCAAGTTAGGTTGTCGTATTGAAATGACTAAATTCAAAATTGTTTAGCTTTTGGAAGCTAATTGAACCATCGATATGATTTAAACCTTTTATATGGAGCCAATGACATTAAGGGATATAACCTACATTGGGGTAATTCTGCTTACAGGTGTTGTGACTTTCCTTACTACGAAGCATAATCTGAGCGATAAAATTCAGCAGGCAAAGGAAACGTTAAAAGAGAATATCAAGTCCCTAGAATTAGAGATTGAACGATTAAAAGGGAAAGACGAAAACCAGCAACAGATAATTGATCAGTTTCAGAAGCAAATTCTGGATCATTTACCTGATTTATTTGAAATTTTAAAAGATAAAAAGGGGAAGAAATGAACAACAGCGACCTTCAAAAACTTCTTTCCCTAAGCCAGAAAGTGCAGTCCGGGAAAGCAACTAAAGACCAAACAGATCAGTATATGAGCTTATTATTGCAGAATAAGTCCATTACGGCAAAGCAGTATAGTGACTACAAATCTAACAGAAACGTCGACGATATTGTCAATGCAGCGGTTGTAATTGGGGGCATTGTTCTATTGGGATACTTATTAGGTAAACTGACTGAATAGGGCTTCAGTCCTCAACATGAGTTTCCGCTGGCCATGAGGCCAATAAATTGGCTGTAATAATGCTTTCTTACGGTGATGGGAAGAATTAAATCGATTGAGATCAGCCT contains:
- a CDS encoding DUF6088 family protein, producing the protein MPTAASLVRKQIDRLDPGSVFGYTEFSSKDIDQNALAMTLSRLSNEGVIVRLAKGKYYKPEESRFGRLRPRESAVVEAMTTRNGKKFGYLTGLSVYNRLGLTSQVSNVLEIATSKQLPSRDIEGYKIKYQIRNLPFKEMDIPLLQLLDAVKDIKRIPDASPNDVLKVLMKRVSDLSEKEQSRMVSLTSYYNPATRALVGAILEQIGSGVSLESISASLNGLTRYNIGIDVQLLPTKANWSIV
- a CDS encoding helix-turn-helix domain-containing protein, which produces MSLICIQDLFLVKLTEQVIDQTCPTYKGKPKDLWVSPEEAMRLLRINSVTTLLKYKDTGKVRAARLSLKHILYDSESILKFLDDQSLNRF
- a CDS encoding nucleotidyl transferase AbiEii/AbiGii toxin family protein, with protein sequence MTFHLSPEFEPAVRAAAAHFKQRDIFIEKDYWVTFVLKALSQSEFRDKVIFKGGTSLSKAFNCIDRFSEDIDLAILNTEGLSDNRLKKLIKEVAEKITEALSYFEHPNEEKRGRNRRTFYSYQKVIFDDDGTSPVKSDIQLEINCFTNPVPFEEKQLDSYLSQFLALRGENQLIKEFQLDRFSVNVLRRERTFFEKLMSLVRLSYEGPEKLREKIRHFYDLHKLLQLDDLRGQLLIPENHELITQVLNDDYVNSTFAGAWIVKPMAESPLLGNISEIWSTLEETYQRELSRLVWSTEALPTTDHIVAMLKEISAFMEGYSFQSVNS
- a CDS encoding sigma-70 RNA polymerase sigma factor region 4 domain-containing protein, with the protein product MAEYLVDNVFAAFARNPLFDFANAKLKDDNKAFLVYLNGIARNELTNIYRDQKKKQEGKWSDGLERIVTEIPPLPKNATIEDQVKYEVLQELPFTHRVVYLTYMSYENMGCYLPRKLQKALREYLGISQPTVRVYKKEVLDRFELALKGFKFIKEE
- a CDS encoding ParA family protein, with the protein product MTKVISILNEKGGVGKTTTTSSLGSILASRGFKVVMLDLDPQADLTLACKKAGEATNIYDILFETKKVTGINVNPNLVLIPGSNKMAATKFKTKIQDEYSLMHPITVLRSVFKSLLVRDDIHFVLIDCPPNLDLVVQNALAMSTHVLIPIVAHSFAVNGAWSIVDFIKKFRESDINPELAPVGILMNSFDQRLNIHRGVYELCLESFPNLLFDTKIRVNTKLAENTHLGQEIVTYAKALSEGKFPNKFSGFEDFTQLADELLDRLGYKELAI
- a CDS encoding DUF5712 family protein — encoded protein: MNIKVSSTEKGNNKGSCQQLVDYLNKENEKKDIDTYRHFFSHTEDMVTSYEVQSAIDSNHRKLSKKDSKFFMLTISPSELELWHIKCSEKALRDYTREVMNAYAANFNKGLKGEDLVWFGKIEEYRIDKKTKVPKPGLQWHVHVVVSRRDNQQFHKLSPQSNHRNTTMGAVKGGFDRNVLREQSEEVFDKLFRYERAWKDSFLYQNTLKNGSTKEKDRITTITAAHNPSTSRSGAILFGKLSAAMAKLSAEADYEEAKRKRWRERGEDDEVTMGM
- a CDS encoding BfmA/BtgA family mobilization protein; translated protein: MDSSERVKTIAISELGHAKLVKISKRCSLPLGRSAEFCIFYVDKLKIDPTNQSEGNPTDAIEALRNDLVGFIRTQEKTKLNPMLENLSMASQKISSVMDNLPSKGDFHFLKDQADWLKKSSESQLKEIRNFQSDLKWIRTTRIDLANNLIRVFRIYLSEREKLNSMLDSKKIKELEEQTIKKMTEFAR
- a CDS encoding helix-turn-helix domain-containing protein gives rise to the protein MFENCKYIYFRKVDVQKKIGILIGRFRKQNGWSQEDLAELTGFHPDYIGKIERGERAPSLKTLLKIIDKLKVRYSVFFKELEEN
- a CDS encoding site-specific integrase, encoding MAITLKYSIDTRTKLKSGKYQLRLRIIFNRSDSFIPTGFHLTKEEWDQKKEIVRSTSTTMTNTTRFNNKLAQDKAELMDKIVGLESAGKLHGLRAVDIKELVYAKPSETYTVLSFIDMEMQSLIEEGRVGTARTLRDLKNKLIKFHGSKIALHFADINYSFLRNLEKTHLAAGSNRGSLGVYMRTLRAIFNKAIKHGIVKEELYPFKQYTIRKSEPFRRALQEDDLKKIIGANLKKGSALSKARDFYLASIYLRGVNWMDMALMKVSNIEGDFERINYKRHKTGKPFSVKIIPQVKQILENLNGGLNYEDDQYLFPILKPEDDGNRIPLKIENRRRKLNKTLKELAGQLEIKTFTIYSARHTWATLSKRKGIPTAGIQEGLGHATEQQTQTYLDSFGNDVLDKYNDMVFGDL